From Fervidobacterium gondwanense DSM 13020, a single genomic window includes:
- a CDS encoding cupin domain-containing protein: MVYKVGDVENLMKGPIDARRFYNSEKAIVAKITLQPGAVLEKHSSKEFALLFVLSGCVEVEIGDNVYDLEKDSLIEFPENILHSVTNKTSEVAEVLVVKIK; the protein is encoded by the coding sequence ATGGTTTACAAAGTAGGTGATGTAGAGAATCTAATGAAAGGTCCAATCGATGCGAGAAGGTTTTACAACTCAGAAAAAGCTATCGTAGCAAAAATCACGCTCCAACCAGGAGCAGTGCTTGAAAAACATTCATCAAAAGAATTTGCATTGCTTTTTGTGCTCAGCGGTTGCGTAGAGGTGGAAATCGGAGATAACGTTTACGATTTAGAAAAAGATTCTCTCATAGAATTCCCAGAAAACATACTTCACAGTGTTACAAACAAAACAAGCGAGGTAGCAGAAGTCTTGGTTGTCAAGATTAAATAA
- a CDS encoding DUF438 domain-containing protein, which produces MAEVFNKREYLKNLIRRADKNPEELEKLKEEIKAVIKELQPVEIAIVENELSREDGISVEKIREICDIHLELMEEFLTEEPNLEHWHPIYISMKEHEKLLILMKQMKNLVEATVSNPTFENLLTLAKLTEDLKGIELHFQKQEYGIFPYVEKYGVEQPPKVMWSEHDTMRAMIRDFAQIIENRDLEGLKSRGAQIMTQLLEMFMMHVHKENHILFPTALSLVSEDEFKLIRKVFDEIGYCCYFPEAFTESLQEQKIPSSEGIEKLISAYKEMKNALKAIGYIDEEDTDTVKLPSGSFRKEELVAMLNTLPFDITFVDKDDKVKYFSEGKDRIFLRTRSIIGRSVQNCHPPKSIHIVEKILNDFKSGKRDHADFWIKLGDKYVLIRYFAVRNEKGEYLGTLEVTQDIAPIQKITGEKRIYDEE; this is translated from the coding sequence ATGGCAGAAGTTTTCAACAAAAGAGAATACTTGAAGAATCTCATCAGAAGAGCTGATAAGAATCCGGAAGAGCTTGAAAAACTGAAGGAAGAGATAAAGGCAGTTATCAAAGAGCTCCAACCAGTCGAAATCGCAATTGTAGAGAACGAGCTTTCAAGAGAAGACGGCATAAGTGTCGAGAAAATTAGAGAAATCTGCGACATCCATCTTGAACTTATGGAAGAGTTCCTAACCGAAGAACCAAATCTCGAGCACTGGCACCCGATATACATATCAATGAAGGAGCACGAGAAGTTGCTCATACTTATGAAGCAGATGAAGAATCTCGTTGAAGCAACTGTCTCCAACCCGACTTTTGAAAATCTCTTAACTCTCGCAAAGTTAACCGAAGATTTGAAAGGAATAGAATTGCACTTTCAAAAGCAGGAATACGGAATATTCCCGTACGTGGAAAAATATGGTGTTGAGCAGCCACCGAAGGTGATGTGGTCAGAACATGATACGATGAGAGCTATGATAAGAGACTTTGCACAGATAATAGAAAACAGGGATTTGGAAGGTTTAAAATCACGCGGAGCACAGATAATGACTCAACTGCTCGAGATGTTCATGATGCACGTGCATAAAGAGAACCACATATTGTTCCCAACAGCTCTCAGCCTAGTTTCGGAAGATGAGTTCAAACTCATCAGGAAAGTCTTTGACGAAATTGGATACTGCTGCTACTTCCCTGAAGCGTTCACTGAAAGTTTACAAGAGCAGAAGATTCCAAGCAGCGAAGGAATTGAAAAACTCATAAGTGCATATAAGGAGATGAAGAATGCCTTAAAAGCGATCGGATACATAGACGAAGAAGATACAGACACCGTAAAACTTCCCTCTGGAAGCTTTAGGAAAGAAGAACTCGTTGCAATGCTCAATACATTACCATTTGATATCACGTTCGTAGATAAAGATGACAAAGTGAAATACTTCAGCGAAGGAAAGGATAGAATATTCTTAAGAACACGCTCCATCATTGGAAGGTCAGTTCAGAACTGCCACCCGCCAAAGAGCATACACATAGTTGAAAAGATTCTGAACGATTTCAAATCCGGCAAGAGAGACCACGCAGATTTTTGGATAAAGCTCGGTGACAAATACGTACTCATCAGATACTTTGCGGTAAGGAATGAAAAAGGCGAGTACCTTGGTACGTTGGAAGTCACACAAGATATAGCACCTATCCAGAAGATAACAGGTGAAAAGAGAATTTACGATGAAGAATAA